Proteins from a single region of Pseudopedobacter saltans DSM 12145:
- the parS gene encoding type II RES/Xre toxin-antitoxin system antitoxin encodes MDLKNKRKKAKPYAVDQNHQSTVEETISFYHTLYDNPVSLLSVAKSGLQAKAALDFISVSGFTYDQFQETFKTTVKTIQNYAGQDLKLDAALSEKLLKSFSLFEQGIEVFGSVKAFHDWLNMPSIGLGDRVPFEIMDTITGITLIEEELLRIAYGALA; translated from the coding sequence AAAAGAAAGAAGGCCAAGCCTTATGCGGTGGATCAAAATCATCAGAGTACTGTAGAAGAGACAATTTCATTTTATCATACATTATATGATAATCCGGTTTCTTTGTTGTCGGTAGCTAAAAGTGGTTTGCAGGCTAAAGCTGCCTTAGATTTTATATCTGTGTCTGGTTTTACCTACGATCAATTTCAAGAGACATTTAAAACAACGGTAAAGACTATTCAGAACTATGCAGGTCAGGATCTAAAGTTAGATGCCGCATTAAGCGAGAAATTGTTAAAATCTTTTTCTTTATTCGAGCAGGGTATAGAAGTTTTTGGTTCTGTAAAAGCCTTTCATGATTGGCTTAATATGCCTTCAATTGGATTAGGAGATCGGGTACCATTCGAAATAATGGATACCATTACGGGAATTACTTTAATAGAAGAAGAATTATTGCGTATAGCTTACGGAGCTTTAGCATAG
- a CDS encoding RES family NAD+ phosphorylase, with protein MFRITLARYAGELKAFGRAALWNSNDVDVIYTSSSQSLACLENVVHRNSLGLNALFKVMSIEIPDNLSVETINLKNLKEDWSSFRNISNTQKIGDEWVKLKTSPVLKVPSSIIPSEFNFLINPLHPDFKRVKLLGSEIFVFDKRIKDK; from the coding sequence GTGTTTAGAATTACTTTGGCCAGATACGCAGGAGAATTGAAAGCTTTCGGAAGAGCTGCTCTTTGGAACTCTAATGATGTTGATGTGATTTATACCTCATCGTCTCAATCTCTCGCTTGCTTAGAGAATGTTGTTCATCGAAATAGTTTGGGACTTAACGCATTGTTTAAAGTGATGAGTATTGAGATTCCTGATAACTTAAGTGTTGAAACCATCAATCTGAAGAATTTAAAGGAAGACTGGAGTTCATTTAGAAATATAAGTAATACACAAAAAATAGGAGATGAGTGGGTGAAATTGAAAACCTCTCCAGTTTTAAAGGTACCCTCTTCCATTATTCCTTCTGAATTTAACTTTTTGATTAATCCCTTGCATCCTGACTTTAAACGTGTTAAATTGCTAGGGTCAGAGATATTTGTTTTTGATAAAAGAATTAAAGATAAATAA
- a CDS encoding DoxX family protein, whose translation MINKPLSYILLRLAIAMSMLGHGIVRIPKLDTFAEEMVKQFEQSVLPPQLVLPFGYILPYVELLVGVFMLVGLFTKQAIVVGAITMIVLIFGSSMIEAWGAIPSQLIHILCFVLLLSYQQYDNYSLDKSFRR comes from the coding sequence ATGATTAATAAACCTTTATCCTACATTCTCCTTCGTTTAGCTATAGCAATGAGCATGTTAGGGCATGGAATAGTCCGAATTCCTAAGTTGGATACATTTGCAGAGGAAATGGTAAAGCAATTCGAACAGTCTGTTTTACCACCGCAATTAGTCTTACCGTTTGGTTACATCTTACCTTACGTAGAACTATTGGTTGGAGTTTTTATGCTGGTAGGATTATTTACCAAACAAGCTATAGTTGTTGGAGCAATTACTATGATAGTGCTGATTTTCGGTAGTTCTATGATTGAAGCCTGGGGAGCAATACCTTCGCAACTTATTCATATTCTGTGCTTTGTTTTGCTTCTTTCTTATCAGCAATATGATAATTATTCTTTAGATAAGTCCTTTCGCAGATAA
- a CDS encoding 3-deoxy-D-manno-octulosonic acid transferase, whose product MLTFYNIGIHFFFLLASLAALFNNKAKLWIEGRKNWKNKWESIPEEKTVWFHFASLGEFEQGKPLIERIRGMFPDKKIVITFFSPSGYEVRKNSHLGDYILYLPLDTKSNARDFLRIFNPEIAFFNKYEYWFHFFKETHQAGIPLYVTSAIFRPNQIFFKSYGSFNRRILSYASHFFVQNKQSEELLSKIGLNNHTLSGDTRFDSVNDLAKKLKDLPFIDSFSGRHQLFIIGSSWPEDEANLSPWITKNFGSWKAMFAPHEIDEERIEQIIKLFPKGSVIRHSQIADQELSNYHVMIIDNIGMLSTLYSKADLTYIGGGFNKSGIHNTLEAAAWGKAVVFGPNYHKFQEAKDLVDIQAGFSYSTQQELNSVLDKLAFDENYRNQAAKKAKEYVALNIGASEIIINKIYGNLSAKGLI is encoded by the coding sequence ATGCTTACTTTTTATAACATCGGGATACATTTTTTTTTCCTGCTTGCATCGCTCGCTGCTCTTTTTAACAATAAAGCAAAACTATGGATCGAGGGCAGGAAAAATTGGAAAAATAAATGGGAAAGCATTCCTGAGGAAAAAACAGTTTGGTTCCATTTTGCATCTTTAGGTGAATTTGAACAAGGCAAACCTTTAATTGAAAGAATTAGAGGGATGTTTCCTGATAAAAAAATTGTCATTACATTTTTTTCTCCTTCTGGTTATGAAGTTCGTAAAAATTCTCATCTTGGCGACTATATATTGTATCTTCCATTAGATACTAAAAGTAATGCCCGGGATTTTTTAAGAATATTTAATCCAGAAATCGCATTTTTCAACAAATACGAATATTGGTTCCATTTTTTTAAAGAAACACATCAAGCTGGGATTCCCCTATATGTAACCTCTGCTATTTTCAGACCCAATCAAATTTTCTTTAAATCCTACGGTTCTTTCAACAGAAGGATTTTAAGTTATGCATCTCATTTTTTTGTTCAAAATAAGCAGTCCGAAGAGTTACTAAGTAAAATTGGCTTAAATAATCATACGCTCTCTGGTGACACCAGATTTGATAGTGTAAACGATTTGGCTAAAAAACTGAAGGACTTACCTTTCATAGATAGCTTTAGCGGAAGACACCAACTATTTATCATAGGAAGCTCATGGCCTGAAGATGAAGCCAATCTTTCCCCTTGGATTACCAAAAATTTCGGATCATGGAAAGCGATGTTTGCTCCGCATGAAATTGACGAAGAGAGGATAGAACAAATCATAAAATTATTTCCTAAAGGTAGCGTTATTCGTCATTCTCAAATAGCAGACCAAGAGCTAAGCAATTATCATGTGATGATCATTGACAATATAGGAATGCTATCCACATTATACAGCAAAGCTGATTTAACCTATATTGGAGGTGGTTTTAACAAATCCGGAATACATAATACACTTGAAGCCGCTGCCTGGGGCAAGGCCGTGGTTTTCGGCCCTAATTATCATAAATTCCAGGAAGCAAAGGATTTAGTAGATATTCAGGCAGGATTCAGTTACAGTACACAACAAGAATTAAATTCCGTTCTTGACAAACTGGCTTTTGATGAAAATTACAGAAATCAGGCTGCAAAAAAAGCAAAAGAATATGTAGCACTGAATATTGGCGCCAGTGAAATCATCATTAACAAAATATATGGGAATTTATCTGCGAAAGGACTTATCTAA
- a CDS encoding UDP-glucose dehydrogenase family protein — MNIAVIGTGYVGLVTGTCLAETGNNVICVDIVEEKVQKMKDGVMPIYEPGLDILFNRNIAQGRLSFTTNLAEAIENAQIIFLALPTPPGGDGRADLSYVLGAAKDIAEIVKDYKVIVTKSTVPVGTADKVKEVFRENTLVEVDVVSNPEFLREGVAVEDFMKPDRVVVGASGERARALMGELYAPYVRSGNPIIFMDERSSEMTKYAANSFLATKITFMNEIANLCELVGADVDMVRIGVGSDARIGKRFLFPGIGYGGSCFPKDVQALALSAEEYQYDFKILKSVMDVNQNQKIKIVEKIKQYYKSDLSGKHFALWGLAFKPETDDIREAPALYIIDELVKAGAKITAYDPEAVDNVRRVIGDKINYAEDPYTALQGADALIIATEWQLFRNPDFKKMEDNLKAKVVFDGRNLYELQKMIDLGFYYNSIGRKVIEA, encoded by the coding sequence ATGAATATTGCTGTTATAGGAACAGGTTATGTCGGTTTAGTAACCGGAACCTGTCTGGCCGAAACTGGAAACAACGTAATCTGTGTAGACATCGTGGAAGAGAAGGTTCAGAAGATGAAAGATGGTGTTATGCCTATTTACGAACCCGGTTTGGACATTTTGTTTAATAGGAACATAGCACAGGGGAGATTGTCTTTCACTACCAACTTGGCAGAGGCAATAGAAAATGCGCAAATTATATTCTTGGCATTACCAACTCCTCCGGGTGGCGACGGCAGAGCCGATTTAAGCTACGTGTTGGGAGCCGCAAAGGATATTGCAGAAATAGTAAAAGATTATAAAGTAATAGTCACAAAGTCTACAGTACCAGTTGGAACTGCAGATAAGGTAAAAGAAGTTTTTAGAGAAAATACACTTGTAGAAGTGGATGTTGTTTCTAACCCGGAGTTTTTAAGAGAAGGTGTAGCAGTAGAGGATTTTATGAAGCCAGATAGGGTAGTTGTTGGTGCTTCTGGTGAAAGAGCAAGAGCTTTAATGGGGGAACTATATGCTCCTTATGTACGTTCGGGTAATCCGATCATCTTTATGGATGAGCGTTCTTCTGAAATGACCAAATACGCTGCGAATTCATTTTTAGCGACAAAGATTACCTTTATGAACGAAATTGCCAATTTGTGCGAATTGGTAGGTGCAGACGTAGATATGGTAAGAATAGGAGTGGGTTCCGATGCTCGTATTGGAAAAAGATTCCTTTTCCCCGGAATTGGATATGGCGGTAGCTGCTTCCCGAAAGATGTTCAGGCGCTGGCTTTATCAGCAGAGGAGTATCAATACGATTTCAAGATATTGAAATCTGTGATGGACGTAAATCAGAACCAAAAAATAAAGATCGTCGAAAAAATCAAACAATATTACAAATCAGATTTAAGCGGAAAGCATTTTGCACTTTGGGGACTGGCTTTTAAACCAGAAACTGATGATATCAGAGAGGCTCCTGCTTTATACATTATAGATGAGTTGGTTAAAGCCGGGGCAAAGATTACGGCTTATGATCCAGAAGCAGTTGACAATGTGCGAAGAGTTATCGGTGATAAAATTAATTATGCAGAAGATCCATATACTGCATTGCAGGGTGCCGATGCATTGATTATAGCTACAGAATGGCAATTGTTCAGAAATCCGGATTTCAAAAAGATGGAAGATAATCTAAAAGCAAAAGTAGTTTTTGATGGAAGAAATCTTTACGAACTTCAAAAAATGATTGATTTGGGATTCTATTATAATAGTATTGGACGTAAGGTAATTGAAGCATAA
- a CDS encoding UDP-glucuronic acid decarboxylase family protein: protein MARKRVLITGAAGFLGSHLCDRFIKEDFHVIGMDNLITGDLANIEHLFKLENFEFYHHDVSKFVHVPGQLDYILHFASPASPIDYLKIPIQTLKVGSLGIHNLLGLARVKRARIIIASTSEVYGDPNVNPQPEEYWGNVNPVGPRGVYDEAKRFQEAMTMAYHTFHGVETRIVRIFNTYGPRMRLNDGRVLPAFIGQALRGEDLTVFGDGSQTRSFCYVDDLVEGIYRLLMSDYVYPVNIGNPDEITIGQFAEEIIKLTGTKQKVIYKPLPQDDPKQRRPDITKAKELLNWEPKVNRAEGLKITYDYFKSLSKEALEKIEHKDFSNYNKK, encoded by the coding sequence ATGGCCAGAAAAAGAGTGTTAATTACAGGTGCAGCGGGCTTTTTAGGTTCGCACCTTTGTGATAGATTTATAAAAGAAGATTTCCATGTAATAGGTATGGACAATCTGATTACTGGCGACCTGGCAAACATAGAACATCTATTTAAATTGGAAAACTTTGAGTTTTACCACCACGACGTTTCAAAGTTTGTACATGTTCCGGGACAATTAGACTATATACTGCATTTTGCATCACCTGCAAGTCCGATAGATTATCTTAAAATTCCTATTCAGACTTTAAAAGTTGGTTCTCTAGGAATCCATAACCTATTGGGATTAGCGCGAGTGAAAAGAGCAAGAATTATTATCGCTTCAACATCAGAAGTGTATGGTGATCCGAATGTAAACCCTCAACCCGAAGAATACTGGGGAAATGTGAATCCCGTAGGGCCACGAGGAGTTTATGATGAAGCAAAGCGTTTCCAGGAGGCTATGACCATGGCTTATCATACGTTCCATGGAGTAGAAACCAGGATTGTTAGAATTTTTAATACTTATGGTCCAAGAATGCGCCTGAATGATGGGAGAGTATTACCCGCGTTTATTGGGCAGGCTTTAAGAGGTGAAGATTTAACGGTTTTCGGAGATGGCTCGCAAACCAGATCTTTCTGTTATGTGGATGACCTGGTAGAAGGAATTTATCGCTTGCTAATGTCTGATTATGTATATCCGGTAAATATCGGAAACCCAGATGAGATAACCATAGGGCAATTTGCAGAGGAAATCATCAAATTAACAGGAACTAAGCAGAAGGTTATTTATAAACCTTTACCTCAGGATGATCCGAAACAGCGTCGTCCGGATATTACAAAGGCAAAGGAACTTCTTAATTGGGAGCCTAAAGTGAATAGAGCAGAAGGTTTGAAAATTACTTACGATTATTTCAAATCTTTGTCTAAAGAAGCTTTAGAGAAGATAGAACATAAAGATTTTTCAAATTATAATAAAAAATAA
- the galE gene encoding UDP-glucose 4-epimerase GalE, with the protein MSGKILVTGGTGFIGSHTVVELHHAGYTPVIVDNLSNSSIKILDQIEKIIGHKPEFHQLDLCDVKKTEDFLQQNQDISGIIHFAAYKAVGESVEQPLKYYRNNFYSLINLLNHYQDRRVNFVFSSSCTVYGQPDVLPVTEAAPVKKAESPYGNTKQVAEEILSETAASNNNYNIIALRYFNPVGAHASALIGELPIGIPQNLVPFITQSAIGKRGPITVFGDDYDTPDGSCIRDYIHVVDLAKAHVAALKRMEDGKSSANYEVFNVGTGKGTTVLEVIKAFESSTEVKLNYKIGERRAGDIEKVYGDVEKSAKELGWKAELGIEEMMKSAWEWEKYIEKNPF; encoded by the coding sequence ATGTCAGGAAAGATTCTAGTAACAGGTGGAACAGGGTTTATTGGTTCTCATACAGTGGTAGAGCTGCACCACGCGGGATATACCCCGGTTATTGTAGATAATTTGTCCAATTCATCAATAAAAATCTTAGATCAGATAGAAAAGATTATTGGACATAAACCAGAATTCCACCAATTAGATTTGTGTGATGTCAAAAAAACAGAGGATTTCTTACAACAGAATCAGGATATCAGCGGTATTATCCATTTTGCAGCCTATAAAGCGGTTGGAGAATCTGTAGAACAACCATTAAAATACTACAGAAATAATTTTTACTCGTTAATCAACCTGTTAAACCATTATCAAGATAGACGAGTAAACTTTGTTTTCTCATCAAGTTGTACGGTTTATGGTCAGCCAGATGTGTTGCCGGTAACAGAAGCAGCTCCCGTAAAAAAGGCCGAGTCTCCTTACGGAAATACCAAACAGGTTGCAGAGGAGATATTGAGTGAAACTGCTGCGTCGAACAATAATTATAATATTATTGCTTTAAGATATTTTAATCCGGTAGGGGCGCATGCTTCTGCTTTAATCGGTGAATTGCCAATTGGCATTCCTCAGAACCTGGTCCCGTTTATTACACAAAGCGCTATCGGGAAAAGAGGGCCTATAACTGTTTTTGGAGATGATTACGATACTCCGGATGGAAGTTGCATCAGAGATTATATTCATGTGGTAGATTTAGCCAAGGCTCATGTTGCGGCTCTAAAACGAATGGAAGACGGAAAATCTTCAGCAAATTACGAAGTATTTAATGTGGGTACAGGTAAGGGAACTACCGTCTTAGAAGTTATTAAAGCATTTGAATCTTCTACAGAAGTAAAACTTAATTATAAAATTGGGGAGCGGAGAGCAGGAGATATCGAGAAGGTTTATGGCGATGTCGAGAAATCTGCAAAAGAATTAGGATGGAAAGCTGAATTGGGAATCGAGGAAATGATGAAGTCAGCCTGGGAATGGGAAAAATATATCGAAAAAAATCCTTTCTAA